The Drosophila teissieri strain GT53w chromosome X, Prin_Dtei_1.1, whole genome shotgun sequence genome has a segment encoding these proteins:
- the LOC122623975 gene encoding uncharacterized protein LOC122623975, whose amino-acid sequence MGCCASNLKLKELSSLNSSIYLAAGGATRRSQKRLYSSRNSSGVGSSSSSSSSSSRSIWSRSSQPICDDFAEQPQLDRSCGYYTCSSANSSPRKGHHQDEHEEEEEEGVLMRTQDMSASSRDSTTQSTQSAQMAGNLEWEMYMMQQAQRIMPKTSSPICQRRDNGQMPASSYQKWRNYLQSTPAHMLHNVTHIPEAIAGHFCPTSFPGYSDLEEMESAAKRFKVDLEREPLEEPLYTTYQLLAGHTHTISTDL is encoded by the coding sequence ATGGGTTGTTGTGCGAGCAATCTGAAGCTCAAGGAGCTGAGCAGCCTGAACAGCAGCATCTACCTGGCAGCCGGAGGAGCGACGCGTCGCTCCCAGAAGCGTTTGTACAGCAGTCGCAACAGCAGCGGAGTGGGCAGCAGTAGCagctcctcatcctcatccagtCGCAGCATCTGGAGCCGCTCCAGCCAGCCGATTTGCGATGACTTCGCCGAGCAGCCGCAACTGGACAGATCCTGCGGCTACTACACCTGCAGCAGTGCCAACTCGTCGCCGCGAAAGGGCCACCACCAGGACGAgcacgaggaggaggaggaggagggagtGCTGATGCGCACGCAGGACATGAGTGCGTCATCGCGAGACTCCACCACACAGTCCACGCAATCCGCCCAAATGGCGGGCAACCTGGAGTGGGAGATGTACATGATGCAGCAGGCGCAGCGCATCATGCCCAAGACCTCATCGCCGATATGCCAGCGCAGGGACAATGGCCAGATGCCTGCCTCGTCGTATCAGAAGTGGCGGAACTATCTGCAATCCACACCGGCGCACATGCTGCACAATGTCACCCACATACCGGAGGCGATTGCCGGCCACTTCTGTCCCACCAGCTTCCCGGGCTACAGCGACCTGGAGGAGATGGAGAGCGCGGCCAAGCGGTTCAAGGTGGATCTCGAGAGGGAGCCACTGGAGGAGCCGCTGTACACCACCTACCAACTGCTGGCcgggcacacgcacaccatATCCACGGATCTGTGA